The following are from one region of the Hymenobacter sp. YIM 151858-1 genome:
- a CDS encoding DEAD/DEAH box helicase, translating into MSDAPITPAPAAPDFDNLGLAEPLQRALQELGYTQPTAIQQQVVPLVLAGQDIAGQAPTGSGKTAAYGLPLLQKLDLQLDAVQAIVLVPARELALQGRDELKRLGKYLPGLRVAAFYGGHGFQEETKSLRQAPHVLVATPGRLFDHLDRRTFIPNKLQILVIDETDKLLELKFQEALANIVQRLPRRRQTLLFSATMPEKVLELVRRNLTRPRHVQAGAEGESLPESLTLLGQFGPAEKKPAALFHLLQKPETGRTLIFCNTRQRCEELARFLSSRGVAAEALHGKMPQPERDKALLKLRNGSALALVATDVAARGIDVQDLDTVVQFEVPDKADTFQHRAGRTARAGAAGTAYVLATPAEQQQVQRWQLPKAVRWQPLHAPALPPAEKTIRPTTVTLHVSAGRKEKVSAHDLVGALVNVAGLQREDVGRIEIFDHYSYITVPREAGKAVQQSMAGARIKGQKVRVTEVR; encoded by the coding sequence ATGTCCGACGCTCCGATTACGCCTGCCCCCGCCGCCCCCGACTTTGACAACCTAGGCCTGGCCGAGCCCCTGCAGCGTGCTCTGCAGGAGCTGGGCTACACCCAGCCCACCGCTATTCAGCAGCAGGTGGTGCCGCTGGTGCTGGCTGGCCAGGACATTGCCGGGCAGGCACCTACGGGCTCGGGCAAAACGGCGGCCTACGGCCTGCCGCTGCTACAGAAGCTTGATTTGCAGCTCGATGCCGTACAGGCCATTGTGCTGGTGCCCGCCCGCGAGCTGGCCCTGCAGGGCCGCGACGAGCTCAAGCGCCTGGGCAAGTACCTGCCGGGCTTGCGCGTGGCCGCTTTTTACGGCGGCCACGGTTTTCAGGAAGAAACCAAGAGCCTGCGCCAGGCGCCGCACGTGCTGGTAGCCACGCCCGGCCGCCTGTTCGACCACCTCGACCGCCGCACCTTCATCCCCAACAAGCTGCAGATCCTCGTTATCGACGAAACCGATAAGCTGCTGGAGCTGAAGTTTCAGGAGGCCCTGGCCAACATTGTGCAGCGCCTGCCGCGCCGCCGGCAAACCTTGCTGTTTTCGGCCACCATGCCCGAAAAAGTGCTGGAGCTGGTGCGCCGCAACCTCACCCGCCCGCGCCACGTGCAGGCCGGCGCCGAGGGCGAGTCGCTGCCCGAGTCGCTGACCTTGCTGGGCCAGTTTGGTCCGGCCGAGAAAAAGCCGGCTGCGCTGTTTCATTTGCTCCAAAAGCCCGAAACCGGCCGCACGCTCATCTTCTGCAACACGCGCCAACGCTGCGAGGAGCTAGCCCGCTTCCTGAGCAGCCGTGGCGTGGCCGCCGAAGCCCTGCACGGCAAAATGCCCCAGCCCGAGCGCGACAAAGCCCTGCTGAAACTGCGCAACGGCTCGGCCCTGGCCCTGGTGGCTACCGACGTGGCTGCCCGCGGCATCGACGTGCAGGACCTCGACACGGTTGTGCAGTTTGAGGTGCCCGACAAAGCCGACACCTTTCAGCACCGGGCCGGCCGCACCGCCCGCGCCGGCGCGGCGGGTACCGCCTACGTGCTGGCCACCCCAGCCGAGCAGCAACAGGTGCAACGGTGGCAACTACCGAAAGCCGTGCGCTGGCAGCCGCTGCACGCGCCCGCGCTGCCGCCCGCTGAGAAAACCATCCGGCCTACTACCGTTACGCTGCACGTTTCGGCCGGCCGCAAGGAGAAGGTTTCGGCCCACGACCTGGTTGGCGCCTTGGTGAACGTGGCCGGCCTGCAGCGCGAAGACGTAGGCCGAATCGAGATATTCGACCACTACAGCTACATTACCGTGCCGCGCGAAGCCGGCAAAGCCGTGCAGCAAAGCATGGCCGGCGCCCGCATCAAAGGCCAGAAAGTACGCGTGACGGAGGTACGCTAA
- a CDS encoding YihY/virulence factor BrkB family protein, whose translation MTKIRPTGRLHQRWPDVLVLLRRAGRELSAHDPLRLGAATAFFTTFALPPILILFISVLGALYPASQIRALLLAKIADLVGTTGAELLAQIVTNMVNIERNLIVTTLGFVFLMFVATTLFVVIQNSLNDLWQVRPRPQKGRLGRVLRERSRSGGALVGTALLSVVAVMADSGLHLFGEMVAGLGQSLLLMLLQGLNNLISLLILAAWFGLVFRNLSHAYVPWPALWRGALLTGVLFEMGEQVLHLLLRPRNLGPIYGPASSVVLLLLFVFYSAMIFYFGASFTKVYAQYTGHPLRPKPSGVRYRLVNIAEPEAA comes from the coding sequence ATGACAAAAATACGCCCCACCGGCCGGCTTCACCAACGTTGGCCCGATGTACTCGTTTTGCTGCGCCGCGCCGGCCGCGAGCTTTCGGCCCACGACCCGCTGCGGTTGGGCGCCGCAACGGCTTTTTTCACCACGTTTGCGCTGCCTCCCATCCTGATATTATTTATCAGCGTGCTCGGGGCCTTGTACCCGGCCTCGCAAATACGCGCGCTGCTGCTGGCCAAAATTGCCGACCTGGTGGGCACGACCGGCGCCGAGTTGCTGGCGCAAATCGTTACCAACATGGTCAACATCGAGCGCAACCTGATCGTGACCACCCTCGGCTTTGTATTCCTGATGTTCGTGGCTACTACCTTATTCGTAGTTATCCAAAACTCGCTCAACGACTTATGGCAGGTGAGGCCGCGGCCGCAAAAAGGCCGTCTGGGCAGGGTACTGCGCGAGCGGAGCCGCTCGGGCGGTGCTCTGGTTGGTACTGCCCTTCTGTCGGTAGTGGCCGTAATGGCCGACTCGGGCCTGCACTTGTTCGGCGAAATGGTGGCCGGCCTAGGGCAAAGCCTGTTGCTGATGCTGTTGCAGGGGCTAAACAACCTTATTTCGTTGCTGATCCTGGCGGCGTGGTTTGGGCTGGTGTTCCGCAACCTCAGCCACGCCTACGTGCCCTGGCCGGCGCTGTGGCGCGGCGCTTTGCTTACGGGGGTGCTGTTCGAAATGGGCGAGCAGGTGCTGCACTTGCTGCTGCGCCCGCGCAACCTAGGGCCCATCTACGGGCCGGCCTCGTCGGTGGTGCTGCTGTTGCTGTTCGTGTTCTACTCGGCCATGATTTTTTACTTCGGCGCCAGTTTCACCAAAGTATACGCCCAGTACACCGGCCACCCGCTGCGGCCCAAGCCCTCGGGCGTTCGCTACCGCCTGGTAAACATTGCGGAGCCCGAGGCGGCCTAG
- a CDS encoding DUF2062 domain-containing protein translates to MSSVVTPTRPGFFRRRVIEPLLSQLRQGLSPTQLALTIALGTAFGLVPLLGVTSVLGTAVAVWLRLNVGAMLLISHLLSPVQLLLLLPLLRQGASLLGGPSSSQITLARVQYLLSHDWAAAFQLFWRAELGALILWLLGSIPVALALYAGLLPVLRRVARRQAAAQVAQ, encoded by the coding sequence ATGTCATCAGTTGTTACGCCCACCCGTCCAGGTTTTTTTCGTCGTCGTGTAATCGAGCCGTTGCTCAGCCAGCTGCGGCAAGGGCTTTCGCCCACGCAACTGGCCCTTACCATTGCCCTGGGTACGGCCTTTGGCTTGGTGCCGCTGCTTGGGGTTACCAGCGTGCTGGGTACGGCGGTAGCCGTGTGGCTGCGCCTGAACGTGGGCGCCATGCTGCTGATCAGCCACTTGCTAAGCCCGGTGCAATTGCTGCTGTTGCTGCCTTTGCTACGGCAGGGCGCCAGCTTACTAGGCGGGCCCAGCAGCTCGCAGATAACGCTGGCCCGGGTGCAATACCTGCTCAGCCACGACTGGGCCGCAGCGTTTCAGCTTTTCTGGCGCGCCGAGCTCGGGGCGCTGATTTTGTGGCTGCTTGGGTCGATACCGGTGGCGCTGGCCCTCTACGCGGGCTTGCTGCCGGTGCTGCGGCGCGTGGCACGCCGCCAAGCTGCTGCTCAGGTTGCGCAATAG